Proteins encoded together in one Labilibaculum sp. DW002 window:
- a CDS encoding right-handed parallel beta-helix repeat-containing protein — protein MKRINTSIMVLFLLIHISCNNSKVELIVSKNAVEAQYSSIQEALIAAKEIKQSDNNAQIVINILPGSYHLQKTIEISSALNGLEIVGAGASKVSVKGSVPLQLNWKSLNEDIFVAKVPDNLIFDQLITDGKAQILARYPNYDETAQYWQGYAEDALSKERVASWKNPVGTFFHALHKGRWGGFHWQIVGMNEDAFPILEGGHQNNRGSKPHKEYRMVENVFEELDSPGEWYLDHENHQLYFWPEKNIDLQKMKFEASVLKSLISVKGTLENPVQNISIKGISFENTQRTFMEAYEPLLRSDWTIYRGGAVFFEGSENCKLENCEFTNLGGNVIFVSNYNKGLKIAGNNIHECGASAISFVGNASAVRSPSFQYGQFVELDKMDTISGPKNELYPRECIVENNLIHRIGRVEKQTAGVQISMAMDITVRHNSIYDVPRSGINIGDGTWGGHILEFNDVFNTVLETNDHGSFNSWGRDRFWHPNRRIMDSITTANPDMYKWDAVHTTIIRNNRFRCDHGWDIDLDDGSSNYHIYNNLCLSRGIKLREGFNRVVENNITVNNSLHPHVWFVNCEDVFRKNIVSDAYQDVGLLSWGKDLDYNLFPTEEAMIKSQIYDRDMHSAFGDPLFKDPKNLDYSVAENSPALALGFVNFLMDQFGVQKPSLKAIAKTPEVPVVVDPLQRKIKSSTLAWLRNKLKGVDSNEEQSAYGLNSPEGVIVISTWNHSPAVKNNGLRKGDVILEVEGVKTDKVLDFLKITKEYQSKGEIQVLVMRNQKELGLRIQIK, from the coding sequence ATGAAACGAATAAATACCAGCATAATGGTTTTGTTTCTGCTGATTCATATCAGTTGTAACAATAGTAAGGTAGAGCTAATTGTAAGTAAGAATGCTGTTGAAGCACAGTATAGTTCAATTCAAGAAGCATTAATTGCCGCTAAAGAAATAAAGCAAAGTGATAATAATGCTCAAATTGTAATTAATATTTTACCAGGCAGTTACCATTTGCAAAAAACAATTGAAATTTCCAGTGCGTTAAATGGACTTGAAATTGTTGGAGCGGGTGCTTCAAAAGTCAGTGTTAAAGGATCAGTACCACTGCAGTTAAACTGGAAAAGTTTGAATGAAGACATATTTGTAGCTAAGGTTCCAGATAATTTGATTTTTGATCAACTAATTACTGATGGAAAAGCTCAGATTTTAGCTCGATATCCAAATTATGATGAAACGGCTCAGTATTGGCAAGGATATGCTGAAGATGCTCTTTCGAAGGAGCGTGTCGCATCTTGGAAGAACCCAGTGGGAACATTTTTTCATGCTCTCCACAAAGGTCGCTGGGGTGGTTTTCATTGGCAGATTGTTGGAATGAATGAAGATGCTTTTCCAATTTTAGAAGGTGGTCATCAAAACAACAGAGGTTCAAAACCACATAAGGAATACCGGATGGTAGAAAATGTGTTCGAAGAGTTGGATAGTCCAGGTGAATGGTATTTAGATCATGAAAATCATCAGCTTTATTTTTGGCCAGAAAAGAATATCGATCTGCAAAAAATGAAATTTGAAGCCTCAGTGCTTAAATCGTTAATTTCAGTAAAGGGAACACTTGAAAATCCTGTACAGAATATTTCTATTAAAGGAATCAGCTTTGAAAATACGCAACGTACTTTTATGGAAGCGTATGAGCCTTTGTTGCGAAGTGACTGGACAATTTATCGTGGTGGAGCTGTATTTTTTGAAGGAAGTGAAAATTGCAAACTCGAGAATTGTGAATTCACAAACTTAGGTGGCAATGTAATTTTTGTTAGCAATTACAATAAAGGATTAAAAATTGCTGGAAATAATATTCATGAATGTGGAGCTTCTGCTATTTCTTTTGTAGGTAATGCTTCTGCAGTTCGATCACCATCTTTTCAGTACGGACAATTTGTTGAATTGGATAAAATGGATACCATCTCAGGACCTAAAAATGAATTGTATCCTAGAGAATGTATTGTTGAAAATAACTTGATTCATAGAATAGGGAGAGTTGAAAAACAAACCGCAGGAGTACAGATTTCTATGGCAATGGACATTACTGTTCGTCACAATAGTATTTACGATGTTCCTCGCTCTGGTATCAATATCGGAGATGGTACATGGGGAGGACATATTTTGGAATTTAACGATGTGTTTAATACCGTTTTGGAAACTAATGATCATGGCTCATTTAATTCATGGGGAAGAGATCGTTTTTGGCATCCTAATCGAAGAATAATGGATAGTATTACTACTGCAAATCCTGACATGTACAAATGGGATGCAGTACATACCACAATTATTAGAAATAACCGATTTCGTTGTGATCATGGTTGGGATATCGATTTGGACGATGGATCTTCAAATTACCACATATACAACAATTTGTGTTTAAGTAGAGGGATTAAATTGAGAGAAGGCTTTAATCGAGTAGTTGAAAATAATATCACCGTGAATAACAGTTTGCATCCTCATGTTTGGTTTGTGAATTGTGAGGATGTTTTTAGAAAGAATATTGTAAGTGATGCTTATCAGGATGTAGGATTGTTGAGCTGGGGTAAGGACTTAGATTATAATCTATTTCCTACCGAGGAAGCCATGATAAAATCACAAATTTACGATCGGGATATGCACAGTGCTTTTGGTGATCCATTGTTTAAAGATCCCAAAAATCTAGATTATTCTGTTGCTGAAAATTCACCAGCCTTAGCATTGGGCTTTGTTAATTTCCTTATGGATCAATTTGGCGTTCAAAAGCCAAGCCTAAAAGCAATTGCCAAGACTCCTGAAGTTCCTGTTGTAGTAGATCCTTTGCAAAGAAAAATAAAGAGTAGTACGCTTGCCTGGTTAAGAAATAAACTAAAAGGGGTAGATTCTAATGAAGAGCAATCTGCTTACGGATTAAATAGCCCAGAAGGAGTAATTGTAATCAGTACATGGAATCATAGTCCGGCAGTAAAGAACAATGGCTTGAGAAAAGGAGATGTGATTCTTGAGGTTGAAGGAGTGAAAACCGATAAAGTACTCGACTTTTTAAAAATCACAAAAGAGTATCAATCGAAAGGTGAAATTCAAGTTCTGGTAATGAGAAATCAGAAGGAATTGGGTTTAAGAATTCAAATCAAATAG
- a CDS encoding sulfatase family protein, with protein MKLQQIVFVLFCTVLFSCQTAKKDNTSKKELPKRPNIIFMVSDDHAYQAISAYSNHLVETPNIDRIANNGMKFTNACVTNSICGPSRATMLTGKHCHIHGKTDNLFPFDETQTTFPQLLQKAGYQTAMFGKLHFGNNPKGIDEFKILPDQGSYYNPDFNTNEGRITVEGYVTDIITDMSIDWLDNRRKEDEPFVMFYMHKAPHREWLPAPRHFKEYTKKTFVEPATLFDNYEGRGTAAKTAEMNLLKHMNWAGDSKLYPEMMAELGLKDESGWDLEAFDREVGRMNAQQRAVWDSTYIPLMEDFKAKYPNMNDTELMKWRYQRYMQDYLGCIASVDENVGRLLDHLEELDLDENTIIVYTSDQGFYLGEHGWFDKRFAYDESFKTPLLVSWPGVVEPGTTNTEMVQNLDFAQTLLEAAGIEAPEDMQGESLIPLLQGNDEEWTRDAVYYHYYEYPSIHMVKRHYAIITQEYKLIHFYYDVDEWELYDRKNDVQEMTNVINDPAYADVLVKLKKELAEMREKYGDSSQLDQELIDKYIHEKENPDVIKVSLH; from the coding sequence ATGAAATTGCAACAAATTGTATTTGTATTGTTTTGTACAGTGCTCTTTTCTTGTCAAACAGCAAAAAAAGATAATACTTCAAAAAAGGAATTACCAAAGCGACCCAATATTATTTTTATGGTATCGGATGATCATGCTTATCAGGCAATTAGTGCCTATTCCAATCATCTAGTCGAAACTCCAAATATTGATCGAATTGCTAATAATGGAATGAAGTTCACCAATGCTTGTGTTACCAATTCTATTTGCGGGCCTTCTAGGGCGACCATGTTAACGGGTAAGCATTGTCATATACATGGTAAAACAGATAATCTTTTCCCATTTGATGAAACACAAACAACATTTCCTCAATTGTTACAAAAAGCGGGTTACCAAACTGCTATGTTTGGAAAATTGCATTTTGGAAATAACCCAAAGGGGATTGATGAGTTTAAAATTCTTCCAGATCAGGGAAGCTATTACAATCCTGATTTTAATACAAATGAAGGGAGAATAACGGTTGAGGGATATGTTACTGATATTATAACCGATATGTCTATTGATTGGTTGGATAATCGTAGAAAAGAGGATGAACCTTTTGTGATGTTTTATATGCACAAAGCACCTCACCGTGAATGGTTACCAGCACCACGCCATTTTAAAGAATATACGAAGAAAACATTTGTAGAACCTGCAACTTTGTTTGACAACTATGAAGGACGAGGTACGGCAGCGAAAACAGCAGAAATGAATTTATTAAAGCACATGAACTGGGCTGGAGATTCAAAGCTTTATCCAGAAATGATGGCTGAATTAGGTCTTAAAGATGAGTCTGGATGGGATTTGGAAGCTTTTGATCGTGAGGTTGGCCGAATGAATGCTCAACAACGAGCAGTTTGGGATTCAACCTATATACCTTTAATGGAAGATTTTAAAGCGAAGTATCCTAATATGAACGACACAGAATTAATGAAATGGCGTTACCAGCGTTATATGCAGGATTATCTAGGTTGTATTGCTTCTGTAGATGAGAATGTTGGTCGATTATTGGATCATTTAGAGGAACTAGATCTTGATGAAAATACGATTATCGTTTACACATCAGATCAAGGATTTTATTTGGGAGAGCATGGTTGGTTCGATAAGCGTTTTGCATATGACGAATCGTTTAAAACACCTTTATTAGTTAGTTGGCCAGGAGTTGTAGAGCCAGGTACAACAAATACCGAAATGGTTCAAAATCTCGATTTTGCGCAAACTTTACTGGAAGCTGCTGGAATTGAAGCACCCGAGGATATGCAAGGAGAAAGTTTAATTCCTTTATTGCAGGGGAATGATGAGGAATGGACTAGAGATGCAGTTTACTACCATTATTATGAATATCCTTCTATTCACATGGTAAAAAGACATTATGCTATTATTACTCAGGAATACAAATTAATTCATTTTTATTACGATGTTGACGAGTGGGAACTTTACGATCGTAAAAACGATGTTCAAGAAATGACTAATGTAATTAATGATCCTGCTTATGCAGATGTTCTCGTAAAGCTTAAAAAGGAATTGGCAGAAATGCGTGAAAAATATGGTGATAGTTCACAATTAGATCAGGAATTGATTGATAAATATATTCATGAGAAAGAGAATCCTGATGTAATTAAGGTTTCACTTCATTAA
- a CDS encoding glycoside hydrolase family 3 N-terminal domain-containing protein: MQYRIQTQLTIVFLLCFVLFSGMKKADKSIYHKAWIDFNKNGVKDIFEDPTQNVDSRVKNLLSLMNVEEKTCQMATLYGYARVLKDELPTKEWKNCVWKDGIANIDEHLNTIWNQPKTHTQYSYPYNVHAEAINAVQKWFVEETRMGIPVDFTNEGVHGLCHKKATPLPAPIGIGSTWNKDLVYKAGKMVGSEAKALGYTNVYAPILDVARDQRWGRVLECYGEEPFHIAEMGKQMTLGIQSQGVASTLKHFAVYSIPKGARDGDARTDPHVAPREMHQLHLYPFRRVIQEAKPMGIMSSYNDYDGVPVTASHYFLTELLREQFGFQGYVVSDSEAVEYVSDKHHVAEDYKEAVRQVVEAGLNVRTTFRTAESYIEPLRELIAEGKLSMKTIDARVGEVLAVKFRLGLFDQPYVENPKESDKLVHTDENEALSKQINQESMVLLKNENNFLPLEINNLKKILVTGPLADEISFTYSRYGPADNPSVSVYQGIKKYAAGKAQVDYSKGCDIVDPNWPGSEIIPEPLSLEEQAGINAAVEKAKQSDVIIAVVGEDEKRVGETKSRTSLGLPGRQFQLVQALYVTGKPVVLVLINGQPLSINWENRFLPAILEAWFPSTVAGEVIAETLFGDYNPGGKLSVTFPKTVGQIPLNFPFKPGSQAGQPGEGPNGYGNTRVLGPLYPFGYGLSYTTFAYRNLKVNPKQANSQAEIQVSFELSNTGAREGDEVVQLYLKDEVSSVTTYESQLRGFERVHLLPGETKTVHFTLYPDDLALLDKNMNWTVEPGKFKIMIGSSSVDIRLKGVFEIQSK, encoded by the coding sequence ATGCAATACCGAATTCAAACACAATTGACTATTGTTTTTTTACTCTGTTTCGTTTTATTCTCAGGAATGAAAAAGGCAGATAAATCGATTTACCACAAAGCTTGGATTGATTTCAATAAAAATGGAGTCAAGGATATTTTTGAAGATCCTACTCAAAATGTTGATAGTAGAGTTAAAAATCTATTGTCTCTGATGAATGTTGAAGAGAAAACCTGCCAAATGGCAACACTTTATGGTTACGCTCGTGTTTTAAAAGATGAGTTGCCAACCAAAGAGTGGAAAAATTGTGTTTGGAAAGATGGGATCGCAAATATCGATGAGCATTTAAATACCATATGGAATCAGCCAAAAACACATACACAGTATTCCTATCCATATAATGTTCACGCCGAGGCGATTAATGCGGTTCAAAAGTGGTTTGTAGAAGAAACCCGAATGGGAATTCCTGTAGATTTTACCAACGAAGGAGTTCATGGTTTGTGTCATAAAAAAGCGACACCGCTTCCAGCTCCAATTGGTATCGGTTCTACATGGAACAAAGACTTGGTATATAAAGCTGGTAAAATGGTTGGAAGTGAAGCAAAGGCTTTAGGCTATACCAATGTTTATGCTCCTATTCTTGATGTGGCCAGAGATCAGCGTTGGGGAAGAGTTCTGGAATGTTATGGCGAAGAACCTTTTCACATTGCTGAAATGGGCAAGCAAATGACTTTAGGAATTCAATCGCAGGGAGTGGCATCTACACTAAAGCATTTTGCAGTATATAGTATTCCTAAAGGAGCTAGAGATGGCGATGCGCGTACCGATCCACATGTGGCTCCTCGCGAAATGCATCAGCTTCATTTGTATCCTTTTCGAAGAGTAATTCAAGAGGCTAAGCCTATGGGCATAATGAGTAGTTACAACGATTATGATGGTGTTCCGGTTACCGCAAGTCATTATTTCCTAACAGAATTATTGCGTGAGCAATTTGGTTTTCAGGGATATGTGGTTTCAGATAGTGAAGCTGTTGAGTATGTTTCAGATAAACATCATGTGGCTGAGGATTATAAGGAGGCTGTAAGACAGGTTGTTGAAGCAGGATTGAACGTTCGAACCACTTTTAGAACAGCAGAATCATACATAGAGCCTTTGCGTGAGTTGATTGCGGAAGGGAAACTTTCGATGAAAACCATTGATGCAAGAGTGGGTGAGGTTTTGGCCGTGAAATTTCGATTGGGTTTATTCGATCAGCCGTATGTCGAAAATCCGAAGGAATCTGACAAGCTGGTTCATACTGATGAAAATGAGGCTCTTTCAAAGCAAATCAATCAAGAATCAATGGTTTTGCTTAAAAATGAAAATAACTTTCTTCCTCTGGAAATCAATAATCTTAAAAAAATTTTGGTGACCGGTCCTTTGGCCGATGAAATCAGTTTTACTTATAGTAGATATGGACCTGCTGATAATCCTTCGGTTTCAGTTTATCAGGGAATCAAAAAATACGCAGCAGGAAAAGCACAGGTTGACTATTCTAAAGGTTGTGATATTGTAGATCCAAACTGGCCGGGAAGTGAAATTATTCCCGAACCACTTTCACTTGAGGAGCAGGCTGGAATTAATGCTGCCGTTGAAAAAGCAAAACAATCGGATGTGATTATTGCCGTTGTGGGAGAAGACGAAAAGCGTGTTGGAGAAACAAAGTCAAGAACAAGTCTTGGCCTTCCTGGAAGACAATTTCAACTCGTACAAGCTTTGTATGTTACCGGAAAACCTGTGGTTTTGGTTCTTATTAACGGACAACCATTGAGCATTAACTGGGAAAATAGATTTTTACCTGCCATTCTCGAAGCTTGGTTTCCTAGTACTGTTGCTGGAGAGGTGATTGCTGAAACTTTATTCGGAGATTATAATCCGGGAGGTAAATTATCAGTAACCTTCCCTAAAACGGTTGGTCAAATCCCATTGAATTTTCCTTTTAAACCAGGTTCTCAGGCAGGGCAGCCTGGCGAAGGCCCAAATGGGTATGGCAACACGCGTGTTTTAGGGCCTTTGTATCCTTTCGGATATGGTTTGAGTTATACTACTTTTGCATACCGTAACTTGAAAGTAAACCCAAAGCAGGCAAACTCACAGGCCGAAATACAGGTTTCATTTGAGCTAAGCAACACAGGAGCTCGAGAGGGAGATGAAGTGGTTCAACTTTATCTGAAAGATGAGGTCAGCAGCGTAACAACTTACGAGTCTCAGCTTCGTGGTTTCGAGCGGGTTCATTTGCTTCCCGGCGAAACAAAAACAGTTCATTTCACACTCTATCCTGATGATTTGGCATTGCTTGATAAGAATATGAATTGGACGGTTGAGCCTGGTAAATTTAAAATAATGATAGGAAGTTCATCGGTTGATATTCGTTTGAAAGGAGTTTTTGAAATACAGAGCAAGTAA
- a CDS encoding alpha/beta hydrolase, which yields MKIIIVLVLLVSNALFVTASRVDTLFVTSESMGKELPNLVIVPDAYSAQNKDFPVLYLLHGATGNFSDWLHKVPQLKQFVDKYEFIIVCPDGGFTSWYFDSPIDAKMQYETYITKELLTVVDKNYSTIPDRSGRAITGLSMGGHGAFYLAFKHQDIWGAAGSTSGGLDIRPFPNSWDISKRLGTYAENQDVWEKNTVINLVHLLNGKDLKLTFDCGTSDFFYGANKRMHEKLLERNIPHDYTERPGKHNTKYWANSIKYQLLFFDQFFRSEKQ from the coding sequence ATGAAAATCATTATTGTATTGGTCTTGTTGGTCAGTAATGCTTTGTTTGTTACTGCTTCAAGAGTAGATACCTTGTTTGTTACCAGTGAGTCGATGGGGAAAGAACTGCCTAATCTGGTTATTGTTCCAGATGCTTATTCTGCTCAAAATAAAGATTTCCCAGTTTTGTATTTATTGCACGGTGCTACTGGTAATTTTTCCGATTGGTTGCATAAAGTCCCTCAGCTAAAGCAGTTCGTGGATAAGTATGAGTTCATCATCGTTTGCCCTGATGGAGGCTTTACCAGTTGGTATTTCGATAGTCCTATTGACGCTAAAATGCAATATGAAACCTATATCACGAAAGAGTTATTGACTGTGGTGGATAAAAATTACTCTACCATTCCTGATCGATCGGGAAGAGCCATTACTGGATTAAGTATGGGCGGACATGGAGCATTTTACCTAGCATTTAAACATCAGGATATTTGGGGTGCTGCAGGAAGTACAAGTGGAGGATTAGACATTCGTCCTTTTCCGAACAGTTGGGATATTTCAAAACGATTGGGTACCTATGCCGAAAATCAAGACGTATGGGAGAAGAATACAGTAATCAATTTAGTTCATCTTTTGAATGGAAAAGATCTGAAATTAACCTTTGATTGTGGTACAAGTGATTTCTTTTACGGAGCTAATAAACGCATGCATGAAAAGTTACTGGAACGCAATATTCCGCATGATTATACGGAGCGTCCAGGGAAGCATAATACGAAGTATTGGGCCAATTCCATCAAATATCAACTTTTATTCTTCGATCAGTTTTTTCGATCTGAAAAGCAGTAA